From the genome of Vitis riparia cultivar Riparia Gloire de Montpellier isolate 1030 chromosome 2, EGFV_Vit.rip_1.0, whole genome shotgun sequence:
TTGAATGATTTGAATATGCTGCCAAATGTAAATTTTGCACCCATTTGAGATTGCATATGGATTCTTTTGGTCGCAATTTGAACAAAGACGAGTTTGATTGATTGTTGTGGGTCATAGAGATCTATGGAGGATTAGAATGAAGCTATAAGATTAAGATCAATATCCTTATAATTCTCTATCCATTAGCTTAATTTgtgttgtagtatgtggctcatatttgAGTAAAAgacatatgaataaaaattggcAAATGTCGAAACGAAATAGAGTGGAATGGAGCGAAGGTATATTTATGGAATTTCATTACCTAAGGATTAATATAAATATccttttatgtaaccctaatttaatatatagtgaaagtttttttcccttttcccatGGACGTAGGTAATTTGTTGAACCACGTTAAATCTGCATGTTCTTTCTTTCTCGTTTTCCCTAATTTTCACCATATATCATTGCACGGATTccaataatttttctataaaatttgtcaaaatgcTGATGAGATGTGAGTTCAAAACCCAGAACTTCATAGCTTGTACAAATGGTAATTTCTGTTGTAAGATGAACATGGATTCCATAAATGATCATCCTGCTTATGAACAAGGAGTTAAAGGTAGGAACTCTTCTCAAACTTTGGTATTCCATAAGTTCATATTAGTAGGTGTTAAAGTGGTGCACCTATAAAGCTCTATCCCAAGAAAACTTTGAAATCATCGATCTGCCAGTCTAGTACTGTCTAACCAGAAGCCAACTCCAAGGGGCGTTATGATGGTTGATAGAGGAAGGTCATGGTTGATCAGTTTCAACAAGCTAGGGCCTCACTGTTGTGACTTTCAcaattgaaaattagaatagatgattatggttttaattttttgtttgtagaTTTAATTTGATCCaggtctaattttttttaatttttttcttgattaaaatgttgaatatttttaattaaaaataaaaataaaaacttgattatagttttaacttttaacattttgctttattaaaattaaaaattgtttatttatataaaataaaaataaaatatatttttcattaaaaaatatatatttaattatttatataattttcttttaattttgttaaaattaaaattttgtgtaTTGAAATTGCGCATTCATCAACGtaatccttgaaaaaaaaaaaaaggaataccacatttttttgaaaataaataaaatatcactGAAATATATTAATTGTATCACAATGATATGAAAGGAATGATATACCActattctttgattttcaaaaaaaaaaagtatcactttttttttgtgaaaaaactaacacatgtattaaaaatactacTGGGAAGgatatatcattttctttagtttatgataagatatataaaagttttattttttaataaaattaaaagaaaattcatataaattctttataaaaaatatattttatttttttatatataataaaaaattaaaaattttaacaaatcaaAATAGTAGAACCACAACCAAGTTTTAccttctttaattaaaaatagtaaacattttaatcaagaaaaatgttaaacttaCATACATgtaattaaaaagttaaatttgtttattatgtatttatttttatattaatttttttcattaatgatttataatatgttgttattattattttatatttaaagtgttcataaataattaaaatcaaaagataaaagatcgagtgaaaaaaaaatgaaattaaaaatataacatgagAATATGTAACTAGTATATTATAAAAAGATCAAAATGTAAGatgaagaaaaagggaaaaaaataaaaagaaaaaagaaaaaaaatcatgcggcatgcaaggaggaaaatatcGTCGATATGTCATGTATCGGGAGGGGTCGACACGAcatttcatggagaaatatcggtCTGGCGATATTTCGCAAGAAATCCCCCAAAATCGGCTATATCTCGCGATATATAGGCGATTTTGGTGATAAATCACCAATTTTTCCCTATATATCACATAGTCAACACACGGTCAAACATGCTACAATAAAGTCAATGCGCTATAATGCCCTGAAAAACTCTTTTGTTGctgaggggatttgaaccccaaactttgttatataatatgcattaaacatatatatagttaaaccgtttatataaagaaaatattaaaagaatattttaaagagtaaattaattataattattttatgattaaatgcaaaattttcttttaattgattgcataaaaattatataattttcttcataatgtttttaatatcattaataattaattaaatattaaaaaattatacatatatcataatttattttatattgtttaatacaattgaattaaatgtatcataattttaatattaatatatattttaaaattagacatattacaatcaaatatcataatattagatacaatttaataataaatatatacttataaaattcatatttttatggatggatatatcaaatatcaaatatgataaatcatattatacatatatcaaattattttataaaacaacttaaaaatatcaatatacttctaattatatttttataaagtttttcttatatttttataaattttgatcaattttaggtttatcgatatttttttccaaaatattcgtcgatatatctccgatatatccaatatatccaaaatcgaagtatcgatatatccgtgattatcgatattttcatcttttgataCATGGGTTGATTGcacatgtcaatttttttttttaaaaaaaataattattatgagTTCCTTCAATTATGATATCAATTTAACTAAAAacagaaagaagagagaaaaattaaaggaaaaccttaaaattttatttatgtttgcaTGCTTctaaaattactttttgaaaTTGATATCTacataaaattgatattataaGACATGTTTAATTTTTGATTGATTCAGGCGATTTGATCCAACGCGATGGATTCTATTGGATCAATCCATGTTTTGGACACCCCTCCCACATTGGATCAGGCTTCCATGTAAATTGGACCGTGCCTGCATGAAGCAtgggtgaaagaaaaaaaaatgggtgggCTGAGTGCAAGTAGTAGTATAAGAATAGTAATAGCACTTGTGAAATGgccttccattttttttgctTACTTTTTTCTCAACAGCCAAACAGAGGATAGAAAGTGCACAACTCCCCATCTCATTCCAGTCTTGACAGTTGACACCGATACACGAAAATGGAGTTCTTAGATGAAGAAAGCAGACCAAGATTTGTGTTCCAATCAGGCTCGAACCATTCTCCAGCATCCACGCATCTTCATCCCCAACCCCTTAACAAACCACTCATCCTcatctccctctccctctcctccATCCTCATTTCCCTTTCCGTCTTCTTCCTCCAATCTGAACCCCTCAAATCTCTCCTCCTCTGGTTCGCCCTCTCTCTCCTCGTCGGCCCCTTCGCCCCCTCCCATCTCACCGCCGGCGATATCCGGGTCGGCCGTGGCCCAATCCTCGAATTCCCCTCTCAAGAGCAGGATTCGGATGAGCTCAACAAGAGACCTCCCTCCAATCGGAGACCCAGATTGCGGAAGGTCGAAACGGCGACGTTTACCTCACTGGTGGCAGCATCGGTTAAGGGGGATAATGGGCTGGCGAGAGTGGAGAAGAGATCGGAAGCTGCGGCGGAGGAGAGCGAGTGGGTTGATGGGGATGTGGAGATTTTGAAGAAGCAGCTGCTGAAGCACCCTGTGGGGATGCCGGGGCGGTGGGAGGCGGTGGCAGAAGCGTTCCGTGGCCGGCACGGGGTGGAGAGCGTGATCCGGAAGGCGAAATCGTTGGGGGAGAGGAAATCAAGCGATTCGGATTCGTTTAATCGGTTCTTGAAGGATCGAAAGCCCGTGGATAAGCGGGTTGAAGATGGAATGGCAATGGAAAACGATGAAAAGGAGGGATGGAGTAGCGGAGAAGACATTGCTTTGCTCAATGCTTTGAAAGCGTTTCCCAAGGATGTGCCGATGAGGTGGGAGAAGATTGCAGCTGCAGTTCCGGGCAGGTCAAAAGCGGCTTGTATGAAGAGATTTTCTGAATTGAAAAAGGGTTTTCGGAACTCCAAGGCTGCTGCTGAGGAGTAACTGTGTTGAAGAGGTAATAGGTGTACTGATACTTGTTTGCTGAGTTCTCATTTTTGGAAATTAGGAAGACAACtacctttttttcctctttgttgaTTCAGGGTTTAAGCCCATTTATTGATTGCAGAGATGTCAAGAATTATGGTACAAACAACTATGATCAGTTCAATGTTCTTTTAGTCATAAATTGGTTTTGCAACCTTTAATAGTTTTGATTTACAGGATGAATATCAATGTTTGTTTCTTGCTGTTTCAGTGATTCATAATGATATGATTAAGTGCCCAAACTGAAAATTTAGTAGTCATTTCTCCAACTGTATTATGCTATCTTATTTTGAAATGATGAAGATTCTTTATAGCTTATTCAGCTTGGAAAGTCTGTTGGTTGCATGGCAGACTTTGAGCTTGAAGGATTTGACTTGCTTGGTGATTAGGGGGTGATTAGGAGATGATTAAAGCATATATTCTAGTGCCCATATATTAGATTGCAGGAGATGGCTGCAATTACACTAACAATGGTGATCTCAAATGTATCATACTGAGAAACTTTGGTAGAGGGGTAtcataaaaattagtttttcaagaCTCTAGAAGATAGGAAAATGACTTTAGTCGTAAGCTTATGCTATTATCAATGGCTTATTTATGGGCCAAGCTTCAATGAGGTTCTGTCCATCTTGGGGGAAAAAACTCTGCTGGGATCATGCCAGGGGTTGGTCCAATGAAAGCTGTTTTTTCATCAGGTTTAGATTTTTACAGGGAAGATGGAAACTGTTATATGGTATTTGTTGACTGAGATAGCATGTGATAGTCCTTATAGTGGTATGGTGTGTTTGGAAAAGAGATGCATATCAAAAATGGATGATTTACTAATAAAAACCtgtttctctctcatttttttacAACAAGAGATACGTTTTTTTGTTGACAAGGGAGATTTTCTTGAAGAATACACAGTTGGGGATAATTATTAGGTTGGAAATTGGAACTTTGTAGcgggaaaagagagagaataaacaaagagagagaacaaatgaattcaaaataaaCAGCAGGTAGATATGTTTCTTGTTGACGATATAGATTTTCTTGAAGGCAAATAAAGAGAGTAGAGAGAATAAATGGCAGGAGcaatatgttttttgttgacAACAGAGAT
Proteins encoded in this window:
- the LOC117927443 gene encoding transcription factor MAMYB-like produces the protein MEFLDEESRPRFVFQSGSNHSPASTHLHPQPLNKPLILISLSLSSILISLSVFFLQSEPLKSLLLWFALSLLVGPFAPSHLTAGDIRVGRGPILEFPSQEQDSDELNKRPPSNRRPRLRKVETATFTSLVAASVKGDNGLARVEKRSEAAAEESEWVDGDVEILKKQLLKHPVGMPGRWEAVAEAFRGRHGVESVIRKAKSLGERKSSDSDSFNRFLKDRKPVDKRVEDGMAMENDEKEGWSSGEDIALLNALKAFPKDVPMRWEKIAAAVPGRSKAACMKRFSELKKGFRNSKAAAEE